A region of Rhinoraja longicauda isolate Sanriku21f chromosome 31, sRhiLon1.1, whole genome shotgun sequence DNA encodes the following proteins:
- the LOC144608323 gene encoding 3-oxoacyl-[acyl-carrier-protein] reductase FabG, producing MNMAAREEEITQRLSLGDKVALITGASSGIGAGTATLFAKLGAKLALNGRNVESLGKVGQECEQVGAHTPLLLPGDLTDEVTVSRLVEETIGHYGQLDVLVNSAGILLMGTIETTTMEQYDHIMNVNVRSLYHLSRVAVPHLIHSKGCIVNVSSVNGQRSFPGVLAYCMSKAAVDQMTRCMALDLAPREVRVNAVSPGVIVTDIHKRAGLNDGDYAKFLSKCKVTHAMGRPGQVQEVAQAIAFLASDAASFITGVTLPVDGGRHAMCPR from the exons CGGCTGTCTCTCGGTGACAAGGTGGCCCTGATCACGGGAGCCAGCTCTGGCATCGGCGCCGGCACCGCCACCCTGTTCGCCAAGCTGGGGGCTAAACTGGCCCTGAACGGCCGCAACGTGGAGAGTCTGGGCAAGGTGGGGCAGGAGTGTGAACAGGTCGGAGCCCACACG CCCCTGCTGCTGCCCGGTGACCTGACAGATGAGGTGACCGTGAGCAGGCTGGTGGAGGAGACCATCGGTCACTACGGACAGCTGGACGTGCTGGTCAACAGCGCGGGCATCCTGCTGATGGGCACCATCGAAACCACCACCATGGAGCAGTACGATCACATAATGAATGTCAACGTCAG ATCTCTCTACCACCTCAGTCGCGTGGCTGTGCCTCACCTCATCCATAGCAAGGGCTGCATTGTCAACGTGTCCAGTGTTAATGGTCAGCGCTCA TTCCCGGGCGTGCTGGCCTACTGCATGTCGAAGGCGGCCGTGGACCAGATGACGCGGTGCATGGCCCTCG ACCTGGCCCCCAGGGAGGTGCGAGTGAACGCTGTCAG CCCAGGGGTGATCGTCACGGACATCCACAAGCGGGCGGGGCTGAACGATGGCGACTACGCCAAG TTCTTGAGCAAGTGCAAGGTGACGCATGCGATGGGACGGCCGGGGCAGGTGCAGGAGGTTGCCCAGGCCATCGCCTTCCTGGCCTCCGACGCGGCATCCTTCATCACCGGCGTCACCTTGCCTGTGGATGGAGGCCGCCACGCCATGTGTCCACGCTGA